The Streptomyces sp. NL15-2K genome contains a region encoding:
- a CDS encoding alpha/beta hydrolase has product MLYDHDGSPVRTGRAAVNGTSLHYRTAGSGPAVVLLHGVPKTGYHWRHLVPKLTPHYTVVVPDLRGLGDSARPADGYDSATMSDDIAALMAHLGHGTYAVIGEDWGAVIGYQLAARHRENVSGLVFAEALFPGFGFEDHTALTHENVSSGMHLWHLGFYFQPDVPEMLIAGHERELITYMIKFERSRPDSATPDAIEEYVRCYSMPGGIRAMLAIYRAMLVDAEQNRQSAQKKLDIPVLALGGSAFIGDRNESQMRLMADDVTGHVFDAGHDLAEEVPEEMADVVLPFLAAHL; this is encoded by the coding sequence ATGCTGTACGACCATGACGGATCGCCCGTCCGCACCGGCCGTGCCGCCGTCAACGGAACGAGTCTGCACTACCGGACGGCCGGGTCCGGCCCCGCGGTGGTGCTGCTGCACGGCGTGCCCAAGACCGGCTATCACTGGCGCCACCTCGTCCCGAAGCTGACGCCCCATTACACCGTCGTCGTGCCGGACCTGCGCGGTCTCGGCGACTCCGCCCGCCCCGCGGACGGCTACGACTCCGCGACGATGAGCGACGACATCGCCGCACTGATGGCCCACCTCGGGCACGGGACGTATGCCGTGATCGGCGAGGACTGGGGAGCGGTGATCGGCTACCAGCTCGCCGCCCGCCACCGCGAGAACGTCAGCGGCCTCGTGTTCGCCGAGGCCCTGTTCCCCGGCTTCGGCTTCGAGGACCACACCGCCCTCACCCACGAGAACGTCTCCAGTGGCATGCATCTGTGGCATCTGGGCTTCTACTTCCAGCCGGACGTTCCCGAGATGCTGATCGCCGGACACGAGCGTGAGCTGATCACTTACATGATCAAGTTTGAGCGCAGCCGTCCCGACAGCGCCACGCCCGACGCGATCGAGGAATACGTGCGCTGCTACTCCATGCCCGGCGGTATCCGCGCCATGCTCGCGATCTACCGGGCGATGCTCGTGGACGCTGAACAGAACCGGCAGTCCGCGCAGAAGAAGCTCGACATCCCGGTACTGGCGCTCGGCGGCTCCGCGTTCATCGGCGACCGCAACGAGTCCCAGATGCGACTCATGGCCGACGACGTCACCGGCCATGTCTTCGACGCCGGGCACGACCTCGCCGAGGAAGTGCCCGAAGAGATGGCCGACGTGGTCCTGCCGTTCCTGGCCGCGCACCTGTAG
- a CDS encoding MarR family transcriptional regulator → MSALAAAAGLTPSRITRVVEGLAHHGMVRKERHDNDGRGNDAVLTDTGLHAMHSAQATHLASARRRVLDHIPEHLVPDLARALAGVTETLYQT, encoded by the coding sequence ATGTCCGCACTCGCTGCCGCGGCCGGTCTCACACCCTCCCGCATCACCCGCGTGGTCGAAGGGCTGGCCCACCACGGCATGGTCCGCAAGGAACGTCACGACAACGACGGACGTGGCAACGACGCCGTCCTCACGGACACCGGTCTGCACGCCATGCACTCGGCCCAAGCCACCCACCTCGCCAGCGCGCGGCGGCGCGTCCTCGACCACATCCCTGAGCACCTGGTGCCGGATCTTGCCCGTGCCCTTGCCGGGGTCACCGAAACCCTCTACCAGACCTGA
- a CDS encoding NAD(P)-dependent oxidoreductase, with protein sequence MDENTPGNPESPLGFRFALEKELAASGLAHTVVRPGFMYGGPATTSMTGEWFAAAEADKPVFYGDTAKRWSWVHVDDLADAYVRILDNPTAVDGEVFVVADDQRLIALDMQRVAVRAAGCTGEIILETAEAGRMMQMAADQDELVTSAKAHHLLGWRPRHASFTDNPEQHYRAWKASQSSTD encoded by the coding sequence ATGGACGAGAACACGCCCGGCAACCCCGAAAGCCCCCTCGGCTTCCGCTTCGCCCTGGAGAAGGAGCTGGCCGCCAGCGGCCTTGCGCACACTGTGGTCCGCCCCGGTTTCATGTACGGAGGGCCCGCCACCACCTCCATGACCGGCGAGTGGTTCGCCGCCGCCGAGGCAGACAAACCCGTTTTCTACGGTGACACCGCCAAGCGCTGGAGCTGGGTCCACGTCGACGACCTCGCCGACGCCTACGTCCGCATCCTCGACAACCCGACCGCCGTGGACGGCGAGGTGTTCGTCGTCGCCGACGACCAGCGACTGATCGCCCTGGACATGCAGCGCGTCGCCGTGCGCGCGGCCGGCTGCACCGGCGAGATCATCCTGGAGACCGCGGAGGCCGGCCGGATGATGCAGATGGCCGCCGACCAGGACGAGCTCGTCACGAGTGCGAAGGCCCACCACCTGCTCGGCTGGCGCCCCCGCCACGCCTCATTCACCGACAACCCCGAGCAGCACTACCGTGCATGGAAGGCCAGCCAGTCGAGCACCGACTGA
- a CDS encoding helix-turn-helix domain-containing protein, giving the protein MNNAAPEAEGSRGAFLLDSTVAGAGPRGFDALRHVWETQIGDVFRLPTFSPTTIGDLRVKGRAAKVRDVRFADVRSASALAGTPGDDHDAAVMYVVRRGTWTLDDPPDRDEHTVSAGQFRLRHFERPYAFETAPHTTTKILALPAARLSPVLGNRIITGPADSAEVRLLVAHTNMVHATIDELGPAGVHAAHSTLIELAKAVVRRRFDDTEPQLAPALAQAAKDLADGHLADPELSPAMLARQLNVSVRTLQRAFAATGESVGAYIRQRRLEEARLALTAPSRRLSVSELAAHWHFADSSHFIRAFKKQYGRTPTDYASSTRPAGG; this is encoded by the coding sequence ATGAACAACGCTGCACCGGAGGCCGAGGGGTCGCGCGGGGCGTTCTTACTGGACTCCACCGTCGCGGGCGCCGGGCCGCGCGGGTTCGACGCCTTACGGCACGTATGGGAGACGCAGATCGGCGATGTCTTCCGACTGCCGACCTTCAGTCCGACCACGATCGGTGACCTCCGGGTCAAGGGCCGCGCCGCCAAGGTGCGCGACGTGAGGTTCGCCGATGTCCGCAGCGCGTCGGCCCTCGCGGGCACCCCGGGTGACGATCACGATGCGGCGGTGATGTACGTAGTGCGGCGCGGCACATGGACGTTGGATGACCCGCCCGATCGCGACGAACACACGGTTTCGGCCGGGCAGTTCCGCCTCCGGCACTTCGAACGGCCCTATGCGTTCGAGACGGCGCCGCACACGACGACGAAGATCCTCGCTCTGCCCGCCGCAAGGCTCAGCCCCGTGCTCGGGAACCGGATCATCACCGGGCCGGCGGACTCGGCCGAGGTGCGCCTGCTGGTGGCCCACACGAACATGGTCCACGCGACCATCGACGAACTCGGCCCGGCCGGTGTGCACGCCGCTCACAGCACCCTGATCGAGCTGGCCAAGGCGGTGGTCAGACGCCGGTTCGACGACACAGAACCCCAGCTGGCTCCCGCACTCGCCCAGGCCGCGAAGGACCTCGCGGACGGCCATCTCGCCGATCCCGAGCTGTCTCCGGCGATGCTGGCGCGTCAACTCAACGTCTCTGTACGCACGTTGCAGCGGGCGTTCGCCGCGACGGGAGAGTCGGTGGGCGCCTACATCCGCCAACGGCGGCTGGAGGAAGCCCGCCTCGCGCTCACCGCCCCGTCCCGACGGCTGAGCGTCTCCGAACTCGCCGCCCACTGGCACTTCGCCGACAGCAGCCACTTCATCCGCGCCTTCAAGAAGCAGTACGGCCGAACACCCACCGATTACGCGAGCTCGACCAGGCCGGCCGGCGGATGA
- a CDS encoding methyltransferase — protein sequence MNPPKPKPTDIMLQMTGGFQVSQAVYVVAKLDLPTMLDEAGGPLTVSELAERSGAQSQPLRRLLRTLASMGLFVLDGDRVSLTPLGATLSRNADDSVHAVALMWMETHYAPFGDLLHTLRTGEPAADHYLGKPFFDWVTESPDRTRQFSDAMAAVTNGFRTGMFDDYALPAGELVADIGGADGSVLAELIKDLPDRRGIVFDLPAVTPAARSNIAARELDGRVEVVAGDFFDSVPVADIYVLSYILHDWDDAAAVSLLQSAAKAGGPGARVLIVEAVMPDGDEPHVAKTIDLTMLAMGSGKERTRAEYELLLNAAGISIDRVVSTPTPYSIIEATIG from the coding sequence ATGAACCCGCCGAAGCCGAAGCCGACAGACATCATGTTGCAGATGACGGGAGGCTTTCAGGTCTCCCAGGCCGTCTACGTCGTGGCCAAGCTGGACCTGCCGACGATGTTGGACGAGGCCGGCGGCCCGCTGACGGTGAGCGAACTGGCGGAGAGGTCGGGCGCGCAGAGCCAGCCCCTGCGCCGGCTGCTGCGCACGCTCGCCTCGATGGGGTTGTTCGTCCTCGATGGCGATCGGGTGTCCCTGACGCCCCTGGGGGCGACGTTGTCCCGCAACGCCGACGATTCGGTGCACGCGGTGGCGCTCATGTGGATGGAGACCCACTACGCCCCGTTCGGTGATCTGCTGCACACACTCAGGACGGGCGAGCCCGCCGCGGACCACTACCTCGGCAAGCCCTTCTTCGACTGGGTGACCGAGAGCCCGGACCGAACGCGGCAGTTCAGCGATGCGATGGCCGCGGTCACCAACGGCTTCCGCACCGGCATGTTCGACGACTACGCGCTGCCCGCCGGTGAGCTCGTCGCCGACATCGGGGGAGCCGACGGCAGCGTCCTGGCCGAACTCATCAAGGATCTGCCCGACCGCCGGGGGATCGTCTTCGACCTCCCCGCGGTGACGCCGGCGGCGCGGTCCAACATCGCCGCCCGGGAGCTCGACGGCCGGGTCGAGGTCGTCGCCGGTGACTTCTTCGACAGCGTGCCCGTCGCGGACATCTACGTGCTCAGCTACATCCTTCACGACTGGGACGACGCTGCCGCCGTCAGCCTGCTCCAGTCAGCGGCCAAGGCGGGTGGGCCGGGTGCTCGGGTGCTGATCGTCGAGGCTGTGATGCCGGACGGCGACGAGCCGCACGTGGCCAAGACGATCGACCTCACCATGCTCGCCATGGGCTCCGGGAAGGAACGCACCCGGGCGGAGTACGAGTTGCTGCTGAACGCCGCCGGTATCAGCATCGACAGGGTCGTGTCGACGCCGACTCCCTACTCGATCATCGAAGCGACGATCGGCTGA
- a CDS encoding methyltransferase, which produces MTETTTTHATDEGAGDPAADVANLMQMIAGGAILQTLHAVAELNIADHLADGARTAKEVAAREGSHERATFRLMRAAASLGLLSYEGSGRFGLTGRGQLLRTGVPGSLRSLVLIQAGESHWQPWSLFPEAVRQGASQAKKALGADVFDYYARPEKADKARLFAESMRGLAGMVTQGIMAEADTEGMSTVIDVGGGDGHLVLALMEANPALHGQVLDLPHAVEDAIQQAGQRGLSDRFSGVPGDFFHDVPSADLYLLKTVLHDWDDERCTTILRNCRSAAREGGRALVVEMLVDREIGKPDFATIADVTMLCVTGGIERDLDEFDALFAATCWRRGRTYPVGGGYHAMELEAV; this is translated from the coding sequence ATGACCGAAACGACCACGACACACGCAACGGACGAGGGCGCCGGCGACCCGGCCGCGGATGTCGCAAACCTGATGCAGATGATCGCCGGCGGCGCGATCCTCCAGACACTGCACGCGGTTGCCGAACTCAACATCGCCGACCACCTTGCCGATGGAGCACGCACGGCAAAGGAGGTGGCCGCGCGCGAAGGCAGCCATGAACGGGCCACCTTCCGTCTGATGCGTGCGGCCGCTTCGCTGGGATTGCTCAGCTACGAAGGGTCGGGGCGCTTCGGCCTGACCGGGCGGGGGCAACTGCTGCGTACCGGCGTGCCGGGTTCCCTGCGTTCCTTGGTGCTGATCCAGGCCGGGGAGTCGCACTGGCAGCCCTGGAGCCTGTTCCCCGAGGCAGTGAGGCAGGGCGCGAGCCAGGCGAAGAAGGCACTGGGCGCGGACGTCTTCGACTACTACGCTCGGCCGGAGAAAGCCGACAAAGCCAGACTGTTCGCCGAGTCCATGCGCGGCCTGGCCGGCATGGTGACCCAGGGCATCATGGCCGAGGCCGACACCGAGGGCATGTCCACCGTGATCGACGTCGGTGGCGGCGACGGACACCTCGTACTGGCACTCATGGAGGCCAACCCCGCCCTGCACGGCCAGGTACTCGACCTGCCGCACGCCGTCGAGGACGCGATCCAGCAGGCCGGACAGCGTGGCCTGTCCGACCGATTCTCCGGTGTGCCGGGCGACTTCTTCCACGACGTACCCAGCGCGGATCTCTACCTCCTCAAGACCGTGCTCCACGACTGGGACGACGAGCGGTGTACGACGATCCTTCGCAACTGCCGCTCTGCGGCGCGCGAAGGCGGGCGCGCCCTGGTCGTGGAAATGCTCGTCGACCGCGAGATCGGCAAGCCCGACTTTGCCACCATTGCGGACGTGACCATGCTCTGCGTCACGGGCGGCATCGAACGAGACCTGGACGAGTTCGACGCGCTCTTCGCTGCTACCTGCTGGCGCCGCGGCAGAACCTACCCCGTCGGCGGCGGCTACCACGCCATGGAACTCGAGGCTGTCTGA
- a CDS encoding DUF1963 domain-containing protein, translated as MAPEMWDRLSPFRDEAIARCIPADDIERWLATARPCATLTRDGDGPVVGQFGGPLLLPADTPDPAHPFVASIDLAALPADATDLPLPPDGQLLLFAFPEDDGDGDTMGSVVYIPLGTAVAERDKHAWNSFDWDDYEAMFAEFPEGPLRATANVSLPHHKSVIQPGMPWGGPHPGHPRSEELVAVWESTRADIAPEGPLQIGGYADEEAIDTDPVAVGVSRAVKAAEAGRWDGPVSDDVSDWVLLADWLAGMDVQGWESATVHWVIQREDLAARRFDRAFTSVFWNP; from the coding sequence ATGGCTCCTGAGATGTGGGATCGGTTAAGTCCCTTTCGTGACGAGGCGATCGCGCGGTGCATACCCGCCGACGACATAGAGCGGTGGTTGGCCACCGCCCGCCCCTGCGCGACGCTGACGCGGGACGGGGACGGGCCGGTCGTGGGCCAGTTCGGCGGTCCGCTCCTGCTTCCGGCCGATACCCCGGACCCCGCCCACCCCTTCGTCGCTTCCATCGACCTCGCGGCCCTGCCCGCCGACGCGACGGACCTGCCGCTGCCTCCCGACGGCCAGCTGCTGCTCTTCGCCTTCCCCGAGGACGACGGCGATGGCGACACCATGGGCAGCGTGGTGTACATCCCCCTCGGCACGGCCGTAGCCGAACGGGACAAGCACGCTTGGAACTCCTTCGACTGGGACGACTACGAAGCGATGTTCGCGGAGTTCCCGGAGGGTCCGCTGCGGGCGACGGCCAATGTGTCGCTGCCCCACCACAAGTCGGTCATACAGCCCGGCATGCCATGGGGCGGGCCGCATCCCGGGCATCCCCGCTCCGAGGAACTCGTCGCGGTCTGGGAGAGCACCCGTGCGGACATCGCCCCCGAGGGGCCGCTGCAGATCGGAGGGTACGCCGATGAGGAGGCCATCGACACCGACCCGGTCGCCGTTGGCGTGTCCAGGGCCGTGAAAGCGGCGGAAGCGGGCCGGTGGGACGGACCAGTTTCGGATGACGTCTCGGACTGGGTGCTCCTGGCCGACTGGCTTGCCGGCATGGACGTACAAGGCTGGGAGAGCGCCACCGTCCACTGGGTGATCCAGCGCGAGGACCTGGCCGCACGGCGCTTCGACCGTGCGTTCACCTCGGTATTCTGGAATCCCTGA
- a CDS encoding prolyl oligopeptidase family serine peptidase, whose product MTESNGSAAAERNDDEMPDWEKRFRAPRVSLPDWAEDAPDRALFVSNATGTYELYAWDRSTGEQRQVTDRPNGTTDGVLSPDGQWVWWFDDKDGDEFGVWRRQPFSGGEDELATPGLDPSYPAGLALGRDGRTAVVGRSTDEDGTTIHVSRLGEDPVEIYRHRESAGVGDLSHDGSLIAIEHTEHGDAMHSALRVLRPDGTAVAELDDTKEGTKELGLEVLGFAPVDGDSRLLIGHQRRGRWEPLVWDVASGEETDLALELPGDVSAEWYPDGSGLLIAHSFEARSELFRYDLAGRELVEVPTPAGTVSGATARPDGSVEYLWSSAAEPSTVRSTTGKAVLDPPGMKSPGSVPVEDVWVEGPGGRIHALVQKPAGTTGPLPTVFDIHGGPTWHDSDAFAAGPAAWVDHGYAVVRVNYRGSTGYGRAWTDALKHRVGLIELEDIAAVREWAVASGLADPSRLVLTGGSWGGYLTLLGLGTQPDAWTLGIAAVPVADYVTAYHDEMEALKAMDRTLLGGTPEEVPERFEASSPLSYVDQVKAPVHISAGVNDPRCPIRQVDNYVKRLESRGAVHEVYRYDAGHGSLVVDERIKQVRLELDFAARHLPS is encoded by the coding sequence ATGACTGAGAGCAACGGGTCCGCCGCGGCTGAGCGGAACGACGACGAGATGCCGGACTGGGAGAAGCGCTTCCGGGCACCCCGGGTGTCCCTGCCCGACTGGGCGGAGGACGCACCGGACCGAGCCCTGTTCGTGTCGAACGCGACGGGGACGTACGAGCTGTATGCCTGGGACCGTTCGACGGGCGAGCAACGCCAGGTCACCGACCGGCCCAACGGCACGACGGACGGTGTGCTCTCCCCGGACGGCCAGTGGGTGTGGTGGTTCGACGACAAGGACGGCGACGAGTTCGGGGTCTGGCGGCGCCAGCCCTTCAGCGGCGGGGAGGACGAGCTCGCCACGCCCGGGCTGGACCCGTCGTATCCGGCGGGGCTCGCCCTCGGCCGGGACGGGCGTACGGCGGTCGTGGGCCGCTCCACCGACGAGGACGGTACGACGATTCACGTCTCCCGCCTCGGCGAGGACCCGGTGGAGATCTACCGTCACCGCGAGTCGGCGGGCGTCGGCGACCTCTCCCACGACGGCTCGCTGATCGCCATCGAGCACACCGAGCACGGCGACGCGATGCACTCGGCGCTGCGCGTCCTGCGCCCCGACGGCACGGCGGTCGCCGAACTCGACGACACCAAGGAGGGCACGAAGGAGCTGGGCCTGGAGGTGCTCGGCTTCGCGCCCGTCGACGGTGACAGCCGGCTCCTCATCGGGCATCAGCGACGCGGCCGCTGGGAGCCCCTGGTGTGGGACGTGGCCTCCGGCGAGGAGACCGACCTCGCACTGGAACTGCCCGGCGACGTGAGCGCCGAGTGGTATCCGGACGGCAGCGGGCTGCTGATCGCGCACAGTTTCGAGGCCCGCAGCGAGCTCTTCCGCTACGACCTGGCGGGCCGTGAGCTGGTCGAGGTCCCGACCCCGGCCGGCACGGTGTCCGGTGCGACGGCCCGCCCCGACGGCAGCGTGGAGTACCTGTGGTCCTCCGCCGCCGAGCCGTCCACCGTCCGCTCCACGACCGGCAAGGCCGTCCTCGACCCGCCCGGCATGAAGTCCCCGGGATCCGTCCCCGTGGAGGACGTGTGGGTGGAGGGCCCCGGCGGCCGCATCCACGCCCTGGTCCAGAAGCCGGCCGGCACCACCGGCCCGCTCCCGACGGTCTTCGACATCCACGGCGGCCCCACCTGGCACGACAGCGACGCCTTCGCCGCGGGCCCGGCCGCCTGGGTCGACCACGGGTACGCGGTCGTCCGCGTCAACTACCGCGGCTCCACGGGATACGGCCGCGCCTGGACGGACGCGCTCAAGCACCGGGTCGGTCTGATCGAGCTGGAGGACATCGCGGCGGTCCGTGAATGGGCGGTCGCCTCAGGGCTGGCGGACCCCTCCCGACTCGTCCTCACCGGCGGGTCCTGGGGCGGCTACCTCACCCTCCTCGGCCTCGGCACCCAGCCGGACGCGTGGACCCTGGGCATCGCGGCGGTCCCGGTCGCCGACTACGTCACGGCGTACCACGACGAGATGGAGGCCCTGAAGGCGATGGACCGCACTTTGCTGGGCGGCACCCCGGAGGAGGTCCCCGAGCGCTTCGAGGCGTCCTCCCCCCTGAGCTACGTCGACCAGGTCAAGGCCCCCGTCCATATCTCGGCCGGTGTCAACGACCCCCGCTGCCCGATCCGCCAGGTCGACAACTACGTCAAGCGCCTGGAATCGAGAGGGGCGGTGCATGAGGTCTACCGCTACGACGCGGGGCACGGTTCGCTGGTGGTGGATGAACGAATCAAGCAGGTGAGACTGGAACTGGACTTCGCGGCGCGGCATTTGCCGAGCTAG
- a CDS encoding NAD-binding protein, with protein sequence MVVCGDDGLAHRLAAELRGVYGEQVTLVVPPSERTVRLPVVGRARAASALLDRVVSAAVNRAGGNGTSDPPGATERVVEAAEPTESALAEAGVDRAAALALVYDDDETNIRAALTARRLNPRLRLVLRLYNRRLGLHIEELLDQAAALAAGGITGPAAVFDASTTVLSDADTAAPALAASALVGTSKVVETDGLLLRAVERPPPRPGAAAAPGLATLALLSASGNDTAGTDGSESGEEHGPLLLPDAATVRDATGRGTVVLEQVSYSGPALPAGRGVVPSFASLFSRRLRWSLAGLVGCVVALAVALSLVTGDHPVHATYLTLLDLFAINDPAIGAPTGRQILQLLSGLVGLLLLPVLLAAVLEALGTFRNASSLRKPPRGLGGHVVLLGLGKIGTRVLARLHELRIPVVCVEADPEARGLPLARRLRVPVVLGDVTEEGVLESAKIHRAHALLAVTSADTTNLEAVLYARSVRPDLRVVLRLYDDDFATAVYRTLRAAHPGASTRSRSVSHLAAPAFAGAMMGRQILGAIPVERRVLLFAAVEVGGHPQLEGKTVGEAFRAGAWRVLALDTAASASDGEREESAVEEAYEGVRPAGASGLVWDLPDTYVLRGSDRVVLAATRRGLAELLGRRARRERAGA encoded by the coding sequence ATGGTGGTGTGCGGTGACGACGGACTCGCGCACCGGCTGGCCGCCGAACTGCGCGGTGTGTACGGCGAGCAGGTCACGCTCGTCGTACCGCCGTCCGAACGCACCGTACGGCTGCCGGTGGTCGGGCGGGCCCGGGCGGCGTCCGCGCTGCTCGACCGGGTGGTGAGCGCGGCCGTCAACCGGGCCGGAGGCAACGGCACTTCGGATCCGCCCGGCGCAACGGAGCGGGTGGTCGAGGCCGCCGAGCCGACCGAGTCCGCCCTCGCCGAGGCGGGCGTGGACCGGGCCGCCGCGCTCGCGCTCGTGTACGACGACGACGAGACCAACATCCGCGCCGCCCTCACCGCCCGCCGCCTCAACCCCCGGCTGCGGCTCGTGCTGCGGCTGTACAACCGGCGGTTGGGGCTGCACATCGAGGAGCTTCTCGACCAGGCGGCCGCGTTGGCGGCGGGCGGCATCACCGGTCCCGCCGCCGTGTTCGACGCCTCCACGACCGTTCTGTCCGACGCCGACACGGCCGCGCCCGCGCTGGCCGCCAGCGCCCTCGTCGGCACCAGCAAGGTCGTCGAGACCGACGGGCTGCTGCTGCGCGCGGTGGAACGGCCCCCGCCACGGCCGGGAGCGGCAGCCGCTCCCGGGCTGGCCACGCTGGCGCTGCTGTCCGCCTCGGGCAACGACACGGCCGGCACGGACGGTTCCGAGTCCGGCGAGGAGCATGGGCCGCTGCTGCTGCCGGACGCGGCGACGGTCCGGGACGCCACCGGGCGCGGGACCGTCGTCCTGGAGCAGGTGTCCTACTCCGGGCCGGCGCTGCCCGCGGGGCGCGGTGTCGTCCCCTCCTTCGCCTCGCTGTTCTCGCGGCGGCTGCGGTGGTCGCTGGCCGGGCTCGTGGGGTGCGTGGTCGCGCTCGCGGTCGCGTTGTCGCTGGTCACCGGGGACCATCCCGTGCACGCGACCTACCTGACCCTGCTCGATCTCTTCGCCATCAACGACCCCGCGATCGGGGCGCCCACCGGCCGTCAAATCCTCCAGCTCCTCTCCGGTCTGGTCGGGTTGCTGCTCCTTCCGGTACTGCTGGCCGCGGTCCTGGAGGCGCTGGGCACCTTCCGGAACGCGTCCTCGCTGCGCAAGCCGCCGCGCGGGCTCGGCGGACACGTCGTCCTGCTCGGACTCGGCAAGATCGGCACGCGCGTGCTGGCCCGGCTGCACGAACTGCGCATCCCCGTGGTGTGCGTCGAGGCCGACCCCGAGGCCCGCGGGCTCCCCCTGGCCCGTCGGCTGCGGGTGCCGGTGGTGCTCGGTGACGTCACCGAGGAGGGCGTCCTGGAGTCCGCCAAGATCCACCGCGCGCACGCGCTGCTCGCGGTGACGAGCGCGGACACGACGAATCTGGAGGCCGTGCTGTACGCGCGGTCCGTACGGCCGGATCTGCGGGTGGTTCTTCGTCTGTACGACGACGACTTCGCGACCGCGGTGTACCGCACCCTGCGGGCCGCGCACCCGGGTGCCTCCACACGGAGCCGCAGTGTGTCGCATCTGGCGGCGCCCGCTTTCGCCGGGGCGATGATGGGGCGGCAGATCCTGGGGGCGATTCCGGTCGAGCGGCGCGTGCTGTTGTTCGCGGCCGTGGAGGTGGGCGGGCATCCGCAGTTGGAGGGGAAGACGGTCGGGGAGGCGTTTCGGGCCGGGGCTTGGCGGGTGTTGGCGCTGGACACCGCGGCCAGTGCCTCCGACGGTGAGCGGGAGGAGTCGGCTGTGGAGGAGGCGTACGAGGGCGTGCGGCCGGCGGGGGCTTCCGGGCTGGTGTGGGATCTGCCGGACACGTATGTCCTGCGGGGGTCGGATCGGGTGGTGCTGGCGGCTACGCGGAGGGGGCTGGCGGAGTTGCTGGGGAGGCGGGCGCGACGGGAGCGGGCCGGGGCGTAG
- a CDS encoding permease, with amino-acid sequence MAITKAAPPQAGEDPGRSGRDAEARRLSSPLVLTLLLVLGVLAQDPIRGALGAPVMQSWMTVFVAVMVQALPFLVLGVLLSAAIAVFVPPSFFARALPKRPALAVPVAGAAGAVLPGCECASVPVAGALVRRGVTPAAALAFLLSAPAINPIVLTATAVAFPGNPEMVLARFVASLLVACAMGWLWQRLGRADWLRPPARASYDGQGKGAAFWGSVRHDVMHAGGFLVVGAMAAATLKAVVPEGWLRTAAENPVVSVLALAILAVLLSICSEADAFVAASLSQFSLTARLAFLVVGPMVDLKLFAMQAGTFGRGFAVRFAPATFVLAVAVSVLTGAVLL; translated from the coding sequence GTGGCCATCACCAAAGCAGCCCCACCGCAGGCGGGCGAGGATCCGGGCCGCTCGGGGCGGGATGCGGAGGCGCGGCGGCTCAGTTCCCCGCTCGTCCTGACCCTGTTGCTGGTCCTGGGGGTGTTGGCGCAGGACCCGATCCGGGGGGCGCTCGGCGCGCCGGTGATGCAGAGCTGGATGACGGTGTTCGTGGCGGTCATGGTGCAGGCGCTGCCCTTCCTGGTGCTGGGCGTGCTGCTGTCGGCGGCCATCGCGGTGTTCGTGCCGCCGTCGTTCTTCGCGCGGGCCCTGCCGAAGCGGCCCGCACTGGCGGTGCCGGTGGCCGGGGCGGCGGGCGCGGTGCTGCCCGGCTGCGAGTGCGCGTCCGTGCCCGTGGCGGGGGCGCTGGTGCGGCGGGGCGTCACCCCGGCCGCGGCGCTCGCGTTCCTGCTCTCCGCGCCGGCGATCAACCCGATCGTGCTGACCGCGACGGCCGTCGCCTTCCCCGGCAACCCCGAGATGGTCCTGGCCCGTTTCGTCGCGAGCCTGCTGGTGGCGTGCGCGATGGGCTGGCTGTGGCAGCGGCTCGGCCGCGCCGACTGGCTGCGCCCGCCGGCCCGTGCGTCGTACGACGGTCAGGGCAAGGGTGCCGCCTTCTGGGGCTCGGTCCGGCATGACGTGATGCACGCGGGCGGCTTCCTGGTCGTCGGCGCGATGGCCGCCGCGACGCTGAAGGCGGTGGTGCCGGAGGGCTGGCTGCGTACGGCGGCGGAGAACCCGGTCGTATCGGTGCTGGCGTTGGCGATCCTGGCCGTGCTGCTGTCGATCTGCTCGGAGGCGGACGCGTTCGTGGCGGCGTCGCTGTCGCAGTTCTCGCTGACCGCGCGGCTGGCCTTCCTGGTCGTCGGTCCGATGGTCGACCTGAAGCTGTTCGCGATGCAGGCGGGCACGTTCGGCCGCGGCTTCGCCGTGCGCTTCGCGCCCGCCACCTTCGTCCTCGCCGTCGCGGTGTCGGTGCTGACCGGGGCGGTGCTGCTGTGA